From one Mustela nigripes isolate SB6536 chromosome 16, MUSNIG.SB6536, whole genome shotgun sequence genomic stretch:
- the PLD2 gene encoding phospholipase D2 isoform X1 — translation MRDPGTGWRMAATPASLFSSGDDLDSSQLHMEPDELDTLKEGEDPADRMHPFLAIYDLQPLKMRPLVFAPGVPVTAQVMGTERYTSGSKVGTCTLYSVRLTHGAFTWTTKKKFRHFQELHRDLLRHKVLMSLLPLARFGVAHLPAREAADREIPSLPRVGPEGSSRHASSKQKYLENYLNLLLTMSFYRNYHAMTEFLEVSRLSFIPDLGSKGLEGVIRKRSGGHRVPGLTCCGRDQVCYRWSKRWLVVKDSFLLYMCLETGAISFVQLFDPGFEVRVGKRSTEARYGVRIDTSHRSLILKCGSYRQARWWGQEITELAQGPGRDFIQLHRHDSYAPPRPGTLARWFVNGAGYFAAVADAILRAQEEIFITDWWLSPEIYLKRPAHSDDWRLDIMLKRKAEEGVRVSVLLFKEVELALGINSGYSKRALMLLHHNIKVMRHPDQVTLWAHHEKLLVVDQVVAFLGGLDLAYGRWDDLHYRLTDLGDPSGPAAPQPPPPGSDSPGSPDLSQNQFFWLGKDYSNLITKDWVQLDRPFEDFIDRETMPRMPWRDVGVAVHGLPARDLARHFIQRWNFTKMTKAKYKTPMYPYLLPKSTSTADQLPFTLPGGQCTTVQVLRSVDRWSAGTLENSILNAYLHTIRESQHFLYIENQFFISCSDGRTVLNKVGDEIVDRILKAHKHGQCFRVYVLLPLLPGFEGDITTGGGNSIQAILHFTYRTLCRGEYSILHRLKAAMGTAWRDYMSICGLRTHGELGGHPVSELIYIHSKMLIADDRTVIIGSANINDRSLLGKRDSELAVLIQDTEMEPSLMDGRDYQAGRFALSLRKHCFSVILGADARPDLDLRDPVCDDFFQLWQDTAENNANIYEQIFRCLPSNAIRSLRALREYVAAEPLATVSPPLARSELTQVQGHLVHFPLKFLEEENLLPPLGSKEGVMPLEVWT, via the exons ATGCGGGACCCGGGTACCGGATGGAG GATGGCGGCGACCCCCGCGAGCCTGTTCTCCTCTGGGGACGACCTGGACTCCAGCCAGTTGCATATGGAGCCCGATGAGTTAGACACTCTGAAGGAGGGAGAGGACCCAG CTGACCGGATGCACCCGTTTCTGGCCATCTACGACCTGCAGCCTCTGAAAATGCGCCCCTTGGTGTTCGCCCCTGGAGTCCCCGTCACGGCCCAAGTGATGGGCACTGAAAGATACACCAGTGGCTCCAAG GTGGGAACCTGCACCCTGTACTCTGTCCGTTTGACGCATGGCGCCTTTACCTGGACGACCAAGAAGAAGTTCCGGCATTTTCAGGAGCTGCACCGGGACCTCCTGAGACACAAAGTCTTGATGAGTCTGCTTCCTCTGGCGCG CTTTGGTGTGGCCCACCTTCCAGCCCGGGAAGCAGCCGACAGAGAGATACCCTCTTTACCACGCGTGGGTCCCGAGGGCTCCAGCAGACATGCATCCAGCAAACAG AAGTACCTGGAGAATTACCTTAACCTCCTCCTGACCATGTCTTTCTACCGCAACTACCATGCCATG ACAGAATTCCTGGAAGTCAGCCGGCTGTCCTTTATCCCAGACCTTGGCTCGAAAGGACT GGAGGGAGTGATCCGGAAGCGCTCTGGAGGCCACCGAGTCCCTGGCCTCACGTGCTGTGGCCGAGACCAAGTGTGTTACCGCTGGTCCAAGAG GTGGCTGGTGGTGAAGGACTCCTTCCTGCTGTACATGTGCCTCGAGACGGGCGCCATCTCCTTTGTTCAGCTCTTCGACCCTGGCTTCGAGGTGCGCGTGGGGAAAAGGAGCACAGAGGCCCGCTATGGGGTCAGGATCGACACCTCCCACAG GTCCCTGATTCTCAAGTGTGGCAGCTACCGGCAGGCACGGTGGTGGGGCCAGGAGATCACGGAGCTGGCACAGGGCCCGGGCAGGGACTTCATACAGCTGCACCGACATGACAGCTACGCCCCGCCCCGGCCTGGGACCCTGGCCCGGTG GTTTGTGAATGGGGCGGGTTACTTTGCCGCTGTGGCGGATGCCATCCTGAGAGCTCAAGAGGAGATTTTCATCACAGATTGGTG GCTGAGTCCGGAAATTTACCTGAAGCGTCCTGCCCATTCAGATGACTGGAGACTGGACATTATGCTCAAGAGGAAGGCG gaGGAGGGTGTCCGTGTGTCTGTCCTGCTGTTTAAGGAAGTGGAGTTGGCCTTGGGCATTAACAGTGGCTATAGCAAGAGAGCCCTAATGCTGCTGCATCACAACATAAAG GTCATGCGCCACCCAGACCAGGTGACCCTGTGGGCCCATCATGAGAAGCTCTTGGTTGTGGACCAAGTAGTGGCATTCTTGGGGGGGCTGGACCTCGCCTATGGCCGCTGGGATGACCTGCACTATCGCCTGACTGACCTCGGGGACCCATCCGGGCCAGCGGCCCCACAG CCTCCCCCGCCGGGCTCCGACTCTCCAGGCAGCCCAGACCTCTCACAAAATCAATTCTTCTGGCTGGGCAAAGACTACAGCAATCTTATCACGAAGGACTGGGTACAGCTGGACCGGCCTTTTGAGG ATTTCATTGACAGGGAGACCATGCCCCGGATGCCATGGCGGGACGTCGGGGTGGCCGTGCATGGTCTCCCTGCCCGGGACCTGGCCCGGCACTTCATCCAACGCTGGAACTTCACCAAG ATGACCAAGGCCAAGTATAAGACACCCATGTATCCCTACCTGCTGCCCAAATCCACCAGCACAGCAGACCAGCTCCCCTTCACGCTCCCCGGGGGGCAGTGCACCACCGTGCAG GTCTTGCGGTCTGTGGACCGCTGGTCAGCAGGGACTTTGGAGAACTCTATCCTCAACGCCTACCTGCACACCATCAGGGAGAGCCAGCACTTTCTATACATCGAG AATCAGTTCTTCATTAGCTGCTCGGATGGGCGGACCGTTCTCAACAAGGTGGGCGATGAGATTGTGGACAGAATCCTGAAGGCCCACAA ACATGGGCAGTGCTTCCGAGTCTACGTTCTTTTGCCCCTGCTGCCCGGTTTCGAGGGTGACATCACTACAGGTGGTGGGAATTCTATCCAGGCCATTCTGCACTTCACCTACAG GACCCTGTGCCGTGGGGAGTACTCCATCCTACATCGCCTCAAAGCAGCCA TGGGGACAGCGTGGCGGGACTATATGTCCATCTGTGGGCTGCGCACCCACGGAGAGCTGGGTGGACACCCGGTCTCAGAGCTCATCTATATCCACAGCAAGATGCTCATCGCGGATGACCGGACGGTCATCATTG GCTCTGCGAACATCAATGACCGTAGCTTGCTGGGCAAGCGGGACAGTGAGCTAGCCGTGCTGATCCAGGACACAGAGATGGAGCCCTCCCTCATGGATGGCAGGGATTATCAGGCGGGCAGGTTTGCCTTGAGTTTGCGGAAGCATTGCTTCAG TGTGATTCTTGGGGCAGATGCCCGGCCGGATCTGGACCTCCGAGATCCTGTCTGTGATGACTTTTTCCAGCTATGGCAAGACACAGCAGAGAACAATGCCAATATCTATGAGCAG ATCTTCCGTTGCCTGCCATCCAACGCCATCCGCTCCCTGCGGGCACTCCGGGAATACGTGGCTGCAGAGCCCCTGGCCACGGTCAGCCCACCTCTGGCCAGGTCTGAGCTCACCCAGGTCCAGGGTCACCTGGTCCACTTTCCCCTCAAGTTCCTGGAGGAAGAAAATTTGCTGCCGCCCCTGGGGAGCAAGGAAGGCGTGATGCCCCTCGAAGTGTGGACATAG
- the PLD2 gene encoding phospholipase D2 isoform X2 encodes MAATPASLFSSGDDLDSSQLHMEPDELDTLKEGEDPADRMHPFLAIYDLQPLKMRPLVFAPGVPVTAQVMGTERYTSGSKVGTCTLYSVRLTHGAFTWTTKKKFRHFQELHRDLLRHKVLMSLLPLARFGVAHLPAREAADREIPSLPRVGPEGSSRHASSKQKYLENYLNLLLTMSFYRNYHAMTEFLEVSRLSFIPDLGSKGLEGVIRKRSGGHRVPGLTCCGRDQVCYRWSKRWLVVKDSFLLYMCLETGAISFVQLFDPGFEVRVGKRSTEARYGVRIDTSHRSLILKCGSYRQARWWGQEITELAQGPGRDFIQLHRHDSYAPPRPGTLARWFVNGAGYFAAVADAILRAQEEIFITDWWLSPEIYLKRPAHSDDWRLDIMLKRKAEEGVRVSVLLFKEVELALGINSGYSKRALMLLHHNIKVMRHPDQVTLWAHHEKLLVVDQVVAFLGGLDLAYGRWDDLHYRLTDLGDPSGPAAPQPPPPGSDSPGSPDLSQNQFFWLGKDYSNLITKDWVQLDRPFEDFIDRETMPRMPWRDVGVAVHGLPARDLARHFIQRWNFTKMTKAKYKTPMYPYLLPKSTSTADQLPFTLPGGQCTTVQVLRSVDRWSAGTLENSILNAYLHTIRESQHFLYIENQFFISCSDGRTVLNKVGDEIVDRILKAHKHGQCFRVYVLLPLLPGFEGDITTGGGNSIQAILHFTYRTLCRGEYSILHRLKAAMGTAWRDYMSICGLRTHGELGGHPVSELIYIHSKMLIADDRTVIIGSANINDRSLLGKRDSELAVLIQDTEMEPSLMDGRDYQAGRFALSLRKHCFSVILGADARPDLDLRDPVCDDFFQLWQDTAENNANIYEQIFRCLPSNAIRSLRALREYVAAEPLATVSPPLARSELTQVQGHLVHFPLKFLEEENLLPPLGSKEGVMPLEVWT; translated from the exons ATGGCGGCGACCCCCGCGAGCCTGTTCTCCTCTGGGGACGACCTGGACTCCAGCCAGTTGCATATGGAGCCCGATGAGTTAGACACTCTGAAGGAGGGAGAGGACCCAG CTGACCGGATGCACCCGTTTCTGGCCATCTACGACCTGCAGCCTCTGAAAATGCGCCCCTTGGTGTTCGCCCCTGGAGTCCCCGTCACGGCCCAAGTGATGGGCACTGAAAGATACACCAGTGGCTCCAAG GTGGGAACCTGCACCCTGTACTCTGTCCGTTTGACGCATGGCGCCTTTACCTGGACGACCAAGAAGAAGTTCCGGCATTTTCAGGAGCTGCACCGGGACCTCCTGAGACACAAAGTCTTGATGAGTCTGCTTCCTCTGGCGCG CTTTGGTGTGGCCCACCTTCCAGCCCGGGAAGCAGCCGACAGAGAGATACCCTCTTTACCACGCGTGGGTCCCGAGGGCTCCAGCAGACATGCATCCAGCAAACAG AAGTACCTGGAGAATTACCTTAACCTCCTCCTGACCATGTCTTTCTACCGCAACTACCATGCCATG ACAGAATTCCTGGAAGTCAGCCGGCTGTCCTTTATCCCAGACCTTGGCTCGAAAGGACT GGAGGGAGTGATCCGGAAGCGCTCTGGAGGCCACCGAGTCCCTGGCCTCACGTGCTGTGGCCGAGACCAAGTGTGTTACCGCTGGTCCAAGAG GTGGCTGGTGGTGAAGGACTCCTTCCTGCTGTACATGTGCCTCGAGACGGGCGCCATCTCCTTTGTTCAGCTCTTCGACCCTGGCTTCGAGGTGCGCGTGGGGAAAAGGAGCACAGAGGCCCGCTATGGGGTCAGGATCGACACCTCCCACAG GTCCCTGATTCTCAAGTGTGGCAGCTACCGGCAGGCACGGTGGTGGGGCCAGGAGATCACGGAGCTGGCACAGGGCCCGGGCAGGGACTTCATACAGCTGCACCGACATGACAGCTACGCCCCGCCCCGGCCTGGGACCCTGGCCCGGTG GTTTGTGAATGGGGCGGGTTACTTTGCCGCTGTGGCGGATGCCATCCTGAGAGCTCAAGAGGAGATTTTCATCACAGATTGGTG GCTGAGTCCGGAAATTTACCTGAAGCGTCCTGCCCATTCAGATGACTGGAGACTGGACATTATGCTCAAGAGGAAGGCG gaGGAGGGTGTCCGTGTGTCTGTCCTGCTGTTTAAGGAAGTGGAGTTGGCCTTGGGCATTAACAGTGGCTATAGCAAGAGAGCCCTAATGCTGCTGCATCACAACATAAAG GTCATGCGCCACCCAGACCAGGTGACCCTGTGGGCCCATCATGAGAAGCTCTTGGTTGTGGACCAAGTAGTGGCATTCTTGGGGGGGCTGGACCTCGCCTATGGCCGCTGGGATGACCTGCACTATCGCCTGACTGACCTCGGGGACCCATCCGGGCCAGCGGCCCCACAG CCTCCCCCGCCGGGCTCCGACTCTCCAGGCAGCCCAGACCTCTCACAAAATCAATTCTTCTGGCTGGGCAAAGACTACAGCAATCTTATCACGAAGGACTGGGTACAGCTGGACCGGCCTTTTGAGG ATTTCATTGACAGGGAGACCATGCCCCGGATGCCATGGCGGGACGTCGGGGTGGCCGTGCATGGTCTCCCTGCCCGGGACCTGGCCCGGCACTTCATCCAACGCTGGAACTTCACCAAG ATGACCAAGGCCAAGTATAAGACACCCATGTATCCCTACCTGCTGCCCAAATCCACCAGCACAGCAGACCAGCTCCCCTTCACGCTCCCCGGGGGGCAGTGCACCACCGTGCAG GTCTTGCGGTCTGTGGACCGCTGGTCAGCAGGGACTTTGGAGAACTCTATCCTCAACGCCTACCTGCACACCATCAGGGAGAGCCAGCACTTTCTATACATCGAG AATCAGTTCTTCATTAGCTGCTCGGATGGGCGGACCGTTCTCAACAAGGTGGGCGATGAGATTGTGGACAGAATCCTGAAGGCCCACAA ACATGGGCAGTGCTTCCGAGTCTACGTTCTTTTGCCCCTGCTGCCCGGTTTCGAGGGTGACATCACTACAGGTGGTGGGAATTCTATCCAGGCCATTCTGCACTTCACCTACAG GACCCTGTGCCGTGGGGAGTACTCCATCCTACATCGCCTCAAAGCAGCCA TGGGGACAGCGTGGCGGGACTATATGTCCATCTGTGGGCTGCGCACCCACGGAGAGCTGGGTGGACACCCGGTCTCAGAGCTCATCTATATCCACAGCAAGATGCTCATCGCGGATGACCGGACGGTCATCATTG GCTCTGCGAACATCAATGACCGTAGCTTGCTGGGCAAGCGGGACAGTGAGCTAGCCGTGCTGATCCAGGACACAGAGATGGAGCCCTCCCTCATGGATGGCAGGGATTATCAGGCGGGCAGGTTTGCCTTGAGTTTGCGGAAGCATTGCTTCAG TGTGATTCTTGGGGCAGATGCCCGGCCGGATCTGGACCTCCGAGATCCTGTCTGTGATGACTTTTTCCAGCTATGGCAAGACACAGCAGAGAACAATGCCAATATCTATGAGCAG ATCTTCCGTTGCCTGCCATCCAACGCCATCCGCTCCCTGCGGGCACTCCGGGAATACGTGGCTGCAGAGCCCCTGGCCACGGTCAGCCCACCTCTGGCCAGGTCTGAGCTCACCCAGGTCCAGGGTCACCTGGTCCACTTTCCCCTCAAGTTCCTGGAGGAAGAAAATTTGCTGCCGCCCCTGGGGAGCAAGGAAGGCGTGATGCCCCTCGAAGTGTGGACATAG